The sequence below is a genomic window from Actinomycetes bacterium.
GCTGCGCATCCTCGAGTCGCGGTTGGACAACGTCGTCTACCGGGCCGGCTTCGCCAAGTCACGGGACATGGCGCGCCAGGTCGTGCGCCACGGCCACATCACGGTCAACGGCCACAAGGTCGACATCCCCAGCTACCGCGTGAGCGAGAACGACATCGTCGAGGTCAGGCAGTCCTCCCTCGAGCTGACCCCGTTCATCATCGCCCGCGCCGAGGCCGGCGAGCGGACCGTCCCGGCCTGGCTGGAGGTGATCCCGAACCGGATGCGGGTGCTGGTGCACTCCCTGCCAGCGCGGCAGGTGATCGACACCCCTGTCCAGGAGCAGCTGATCGTCGAGCTCTACAGCAAGTGAAGGACGTCCTCCAGGAGAGGACGGGCACGGCCCCCGGGCGGTCGGATGCCGGTCAGGGGAGCACGGACGCGACGTCATATGGCGGACGTCGCCGGAAGGACATCGGACACCCATGCTCATCGCACAGCGTCCCACCCTCGTCGAGGAGCAGGTCGACGAGTTCCGCTCGCGGTTCGTCATCGAGCCGCTCGAGCCGGGCTTCGGCTACACCCTCGGGAACTCCATGCGGCGCACGCTGCTGTCCTCCATCCCCGGTGCGGCGGTCACCTCGATCCGCATCGACGGAGTCCTGCACGAGTTCACGACCGTGCCGGGCGTCAAGGAGGACGTCACTGACCTCATCCTCAACATCAAGGAGCTCGTGGTGAGCTCCGAGCACGACGAGCCCGTCGTGATGTACCTGCGCAAGCAGGGCCCGGGCGTGGTCACCGCTGCGGACATCGCGCCCCCGGCGGGTGTCGAGGTGCACAATCCCGAGCTGCACCTCGCCACGCTGAACGCCAAGGGCAAGCTCGAGATGGAGCTGACCGTGGAGCGCGGCCGCGGCTATGTCTCGGCGGTGCAGAACAAGCAGGCCGGCCAGGAGATCGGCCGGATCCCGGTCGACTCGATCTACAGCCCGGTGCTCAAGGTGACGTACAAGGTCGAGGCGACCCGCGTCGAGCAGCGGACCGACTTCGACCGCCTGGTCATCGACGTCGAGACCAAGCGCAGCCTGACCCCCCGGGACGCGGTCGCCAGCGCCGGCAAGACCCTGGTCGAGCTGTTCGGCCTGGCCCGCGAGCTCAACGTCGAGGCTGAGGGCATCGACATGGGTCCGTCACCGACCGACGCCGCGCTCGCCGCCGACCTCGCGCTCCCGATCGAGGAGCTCGAGCTGACCGTGCGGTCCTACAACTGCCTGAAGCGTGAGGGCATCCACACGGTCGGGGAGCTCGTCGCGCGCAGCGAGGCCGACCTGCTCGACATCCGCAACTTCGGTGCGAAGTCGATCGATGAGGTCAAGGCCAAGCTGCACTCGATGGGCCTGGCGCTCAAGGACAGCCCTCCCGGGTTCGACCCCGGGCTGGCGGTGGACAGCTACTTCGACGACGACGACCGGTCCTACGCCGAGGACGAGCAGCTCTGAGCCCGCGCCCCGGGCGCTCCCGAGACGTGGAGCGCCCGGGCGGCTATCCGCCTCGTCCGACCCCTCCGCGCCACCTCGACAGGAGCACGACACATGCCCACCCCCACCAAGGGTCCGCGTCTCGGCGGCGGCCCCGCACACGAGCGCCTCATGCTGGCCAACCTGGCCACGGCGCTCTTCGAGCGTGGCCGGATCACCACCACGGAGGCCAAGGCCAAGCGGTTGCGACCGCTCGCCGAACGCCTCATCACCTTCGCCAAGCGCGGTGACCTCGCCTCCCGGCGCCGGGTCCTCACCGTCGTGCGGGACAAGGACGTCGTCCACACGCTGTTCGCCGAGATCGGGCCCCGCTACGCGAACCGCCCCGGTGGCTACACCCGTATCGTGAAGGTCGGCCCGCGCAAGGGTGACAACGCCCCGATGGCGGTCATCGAGCTCGTCGAGGAGCTGACGGTCCAGCAGGCTGCGGTCGGCGAGGCCGAAGCCGCGACCAAGCGCGCGTCGCGGACCCGACCCGCCAAGAAGGCCGCCGCCGCCGACCACGCGGCTCCCGCCGCTGCCGAACCGGCGGCTGCCGCCGCTGGCGAGGCGGAGGCCCAGGAGACCGCGCCGCAGGAGCCGACCCCGGCTGGCACCGCTGAGAGTGGCACCACTGAGACCGGCGCCGCTGAGAGCGACATCGCGGAGTCCGAGCGCGAGGTCGAGGACGAGGGCCCGGGCCAGGAGAGCGCCGAGACCGCGCCCGAGTCGGGCGCGGAGGAGGCCGAGGCAGCCGCTCCCGCCGAGGGCGAGGGCGGCCCCGGGGCCTGAGCACGCGCCGGGTGGCCGACGTGCTCGCCGACCCCGTGGTCAGGCTGCGCCTCGACCTCGGCTACGACGGCACGGACTTCGCAGGCTGGGCGCGACAACCAGGCCTGCGGACAGTCCAGGCGGTCCTCGAGGAGGCGCTGGCCCGTGCACTGCGCCGGCCGGATCCGGTGACCGTCGTGGTCGCCGGGCGGACCGACGCCGGCGTGCACGCCCGCGCGCAGGTCGCCCACGTCGACGTACCGGCCGGCACGTCGGTCGAGGACCTCGCGGGTCTCCCGCGCCGGCTCGCGGGGCTGCTGCCGCCGGACGTACGGGTCCGCTCGGTCCAGCCGGCGCCCGCCGGCTTCGACGCGCGCTTCGCGGCACTGTGGCGGCGCTACGTCTACCGAGTCTGCGACGAGCCGGCGGGGCCCGACCCGCTGCATCGTCGCGAGGTCCTGGCCTACGGCCGCCCGCTCGACCTGGGCCGGCTGCGAGCGGCGTCCGCGCCGCTGGTGGGTCTGCACGACTTCGCCGCGTTCTGCCGGCGACGAGCGGGCGCGACCACGGTCCGGACCCTGCTCGAGCTGGCGTGGGCCCGGGCTGCGGACGGGACCGTCGAGGCCACCGTGCGCGCGGACGCCTTCTGCCACTCGATGGTGCGATCCCTGGTGGGCGCGCTCCTCCCCGTCGGTTCCGGTACCCGGCCGTCTGGATGGCCGGCCGAGATCCTGGCGGGCGGCGTACGGCCGAGCAGCGTGCACGTCGCTCCCGCCCATGGCCTCACCCTCGAGGAGGTGGCCTACCCGCCCGAGGCCGAGCTCGCCGCCCAGGCGGCCGCTGCTCGCCGGCGTCGCGAGCCGGTGGACTGAGCGCGCCCAGGCGCCGGTCGACATCTCGTCCGGGGGTCGTCTCCGCACAATGCGGGTGCTCCATCCGCCCAGGAACGGGGAGGATGTCCCCCCGTGGGACACGTCGACCTGAACAAGGTGTCGTACGTCCTCGCGGACGGACGCGTACTGCTCGACGAGATCACCTTCCGGGTCGGCGAGGGCGCGAAGGTCGCCCTCGTGGGCGCCAACGGCGCGGGCAAGACGACGCTGCTGCGCATCATCAGCGGTGATCTCCACCCGAGCAGCGGGGCCGTGACGATGAGCGGCGGCCTGGGGGTGATGCGCCAGTTCGTCGGCAGCGTCCGGGACGACAGCAGCGTGCGAGACCTGCTCCTGTCCGTCGCGCCGCCACGGGTTCGATCCGCGGCCGCCGTCCTGGAACGTACCGAGCTCGCGATGATGGACGCCGACGACGAACGCACCCAGATGCGCTACGCCCAGGCACTGTCGGACTGGGCCGACGCCGGCGGTTACGACATCGAGGTGCTGTGGGACGTCTGCTGCACGCAGGCGTTGGGGGTGCCCTACTCTCGCGCGCAGTACCGGGAGGTCCGCACCCTGTCCGGTGGGGAGCAGAAGCGAATCGTCCTCGAGGCGCTGCTGCGGGGACCGGATGAGGTGCTGCTGCTCGACGAGCCGGACAACTACCTCGACGTACCGGGCAAGCGCTGGCTGGAAGAGGAGCTGCGGGCGTCTCCGAAGACGGTGCTGTTCGTCTCGCACGACCGCGAGCTGCTTGCCCAGACCGCCGGCCGGGTCATCACCGTGGAGCTCGGCGCTGCCGGTAACACCGCGTGGGTGCACGGGGGCGGATTCGCGACCTACCACGACGCCCGCCGGGAGCGCTTCTCGCGCCTGGACGAGCTGCGGCGCCGCTGGGACGAGGAGCACGCCAAGCTCAAGGCGCTCGTACTGATGTACAAGCAGAAGGCTGCCTACAACGACGGGATGGCGAGCCGCTATCAGGCGGCGATGACCCGCCTGGCCAAGTTCGAGGAGGCGGGACCGCCCCAGGCGCTCCCGCGCGAGCAGAGCCTGTCCATGCGGCTGCGGGGCGGGCGTACGGGCAAGCGGGCGGTCGTGTGCGAGGGCCTGGAGCTCACCGGCCTGATGCGACCCTTCGACCTCGAGGTCTTCTACGGGGAGCGCATCGGGATCCTCGGCTCGAACGGCTCCGGCAAGTCGCACTTCCTGCGTCTGCTCGCCCGGGGCGGGTCCGACCCGGACGTGGAGCACCGACCGGTCGACGACGTGCCCATCGCCCCGGTCGCCCATGCGGGTCGCGCCAGGCTCGGTGCTCGGGTGCGCCCCGGGTGGTTCGCCCAGACCCACGAGCACCCGGAGCTCATCGGGCGGACCTTGCTCGAGATCTTGCACCGTGGCGACTCCCACCGCGCCGGGATGGCCCGCGAGGAGGCGTCGCGGGCCCTGGACCGCTACGAGCTGGCTCGCGCGGCGGAGCAGACCTTCGAGTCCCTCTCCGGCGGGCAGCAGGCCAGGCTGCAGATCCTGCTGCTGGAGCTCGGCGGTGCCACGCTGCTGCTGCTGGACGAGCCCACCGACAACCTCGACCTGGAGAGCGCCGAGGCCCTGGAAGAAGGTCTCGCTGCCTATCAGGGCACGGTGCTCGCGGTGACCCACGACC
It includes:
- the rpsD gene encoding 30S ribosomal protein S4, with the protein product MARYTGADCKRCRREKMKLFLKGAKCESPKCPIEIRPYPPGEHGRGRSKDSEYLLQKREKQKCARIYGVLEKQFRGYYEEANRRQGKTGENLLRILESRLDNVVYRAGFAKSRDMARQVVRHGHITVNGHKVDIPSYRVSENDIVEVRQSSLELTPFIIARAEAGERTVPAWLEVIPNRMRVLVHSLPARQVIDTPVQEQLIVELYSK
- a CDS encoding DNA-directed RNA polymerase subunit alpha — encoded protein: MLIAQRPTLVEEQVDEFRSRFVIEPLEPGFGYTLGNSMRRTLLSSIPGAAVTSIRIDGVLHEFTTVPGVKEDVTDLILNIKELVVSSEHDEPVVMYLRKQGPGVVTAADIAPPAGVEVHNPELHLATLNAKGKLEMELTVERGRGYVSAVQNKQAGQEIGRIPVDSIYSPVLKVTYKVEATRVEQRTDFDRLVIDVETKRSLTPRDAVASAGKTLVELFGLARELNVEAEGIDMGPSPTDAALAADLALPIEELELTVRSYNCLKREGIHTVGELVARSEADLLDIRNFGAKSIDEVKAKLHSMGLALKDSPPGFDPGLAVDSYFDDDDRSYAEDEQL
- the rplQ gene encoding 50S ribosomal protein L17 produces the protein MPTPTKGPRLGGGPAHERLMLANLATALFERGRITTTEAKAKRLRPLAERLITFAKRGDLASRRRVLTVVRDKDVVHTLFAEIGPRYANRPGGYTRIVKVGPRKGDNAPMAVIELVEELTVQQAAVGEAEAATKRASRTRPAKKAAAADHAAPAAAEPAAAAAGEAEAQETAPQEPTPAGTAESGTTETGAAESDIAESEREVEDEGPGQESAETAPESGAEEAEAAAPAEGEGGPGA
- the truA gene encoding tRNA pseudouridine(38-40) synthase TruA encodes the protein MLADPVVRLRLDLGYDGTDFAGWARQPGLRTVQAVLEEALARALRRPDPVTVVVAGRTDAGVHARAQVAHVDVPAGTSVEDLAGLPRRLAGLLPPDVRVRSVQPAPAGFDARFAALWRRYVYRVCDEPAGPDPLHRREVLAYGRPLDLGRLRAASAPLVGLHDFAAFCRRRAGATTVRTLLELAWARAADGTVEATVRADAFCHSMVRSLVGALLPVGSGTRPSGWPAEILAGGVRPSSVHVAPAHGLTLEEVAYPPEAELAAQAAAARRRREPVD
- a CDS encoding ATP-binding cassette domain-containing protein, producing MGHVDLNKVSYVLADGRVLLDEITFRVGEGAKVALVGANGAGKTTLLRIISGDLHPSSGAVTMSGGLGVMRQFVGSVRDDSSVRDLLLSVAPPRVRSAAAVLERTELAMMDADDERTQMRYAQALSDWADAGGYDIEVLWDVCCTQALGVPYSRAQYREVRTLSGGEQKRIVLEALLRGPDEVLLLDEPDNYLDVPGKRWLEEELRASPKTVLFVSHDRELLAQTAGRVITVELGAAGNTAWVHGGGFATYHDARRERFSRLDELRRRWDEEHAKLKALVLMYKQKAAYNDGMASRYQAAMTRLAKFEEAGPPQALPREQSLSMRLRGGRTGKRAVVCEGLELTGLMRPFDLEVFYGERIGILGSNGSGKSHFLRLLARGGSDPDVEHRPVDDVPIAPVAHAGRARLGARVRPGWFAQTHEHPELIGRTLLEILHRGDSHRAGMAREEASRALDRYELARAAEQTFESLSGGQQARLQILLLELGGATLLLLDEPTDNLDLESAEALEEGLAAYQGTVLAVTHDRWFARGMDRYLVFGADGEVYESDGAVWDETRVRRSR